One window of Triticum dicoccoides isolate Atlit2015 ecotype Zavitan chromosome 5A, WEW_v2.0, whole genome shotgun sequence genomic DNA carries:
- the LOC119303806 gene encoding ras-related protein RABE1c-like, translating to MAAPPARARADYDYLIKLLLIGDSGVGKSCLLLRFSDGSFTTSFITTIGIDFKIRTVELDGKRIKLQIWDTAGQECFRTITTAYYRGAMGILLVYDVTDEASFNNIRNWIKNIEQHASDNVSKILVGNKADMDESKRAVPTSKGQALADEYGIQFFEASAKTNMNVEQVFFSIARDIKQRLSEADSKTEGGTIKINTEGDASAAAGQKSACCGS from the exons ATGGCGGCGCCGCCGGCTAGGGCTCGGGCCGACTACGACTACCTCATCAAGCTCCTCCTCATCGGCGACAGCG GTGTTGGGAAAAGTTGTCTGCTTCTGCGGTTCTCAGATGGCTCCTTCACCACTAGCTTCATCACCACTATTGG TATTGACTTCAAGATAAGGACTGTTGAGTTGGATGGCAAGCGGATTAAGTTGCAGATCTGGGATACTGCTGGCCAAGAATGCTTTCGGACTATAACTACTG CCTACTACAGGGGAGCGATGGGCATTTTACTTGTTTATGATGTCACGGACGAGGCGTCATTCAATA ACATCAGAAATTGGATCAAAAACATTGAACAGCATGCTTCAGATAACGTGAGCAAAATTTTGGTGGGGAACAAAGCGGATATGGATGAAAGCAAAAGG GCTGTTCCCACTTCAAAGGGCCAGGCCCTGGCCGATGAATACGGGATCCAGTTCTTTGAAGCG AGTGCAAAGACAAACATGAATGTCGAGCAGGTTTTCTTCTCTATAGCAAGAGACATCAAACAGAGACTCTCGGAGGCAGATTCCAAGACTGAG GGGGGGACTATCAAGATCAACACGGAGGGTGATGCCAGTGCAGCAGCAGGACAGAAGTCGGCTTGCTGTGGGTCTTGA